In a single window of the Thermodesulfobacteriota bacterium genome:
- a CDS encoding thiamine pyrophosphate-binding protein produces the protein MNLITGGEVLVDCLRAQGVRQVFSIIGGQMGTIYDTIGRREDMDLFVPRCETTVPLMAAGYVASTGRPAVSLTTVGAGVVYEVAGLACAWFDYLPVISLAPQVQSWKTKPHQESLQACNQDEIYFPLTKWNTIVYHWKRIPQLLTRAFREAYTGLPGPVHLDFPVDILFRRGIWGPKDLQKVPLVKREAVIPGAAAQIDNAAAALKNAGRGLVIVGQGIGRKGRYRGIRRLLNQWGWPVITTRLSAGILRGTDAAYAGPAALLAETGKGRELLKNADAIVVIGLDPETVALAEAFGWGEKPLVQIETDPSALLTAARFPVYADPISAVTGLMTSGLAAEPAGNRLASFRSIFAERVEQLAGDEKGINRAITALGKTTGEKDIIVADGPGIGRAAAGLLGEAEYRDLFCLDENEMPGAGLPFAIGAAIGNPDARVTLICDKESLFAHVREISPAALAGVALRLIVADNRNAAVNCADTAAVLEGLTCSVVNRSSTDAMEIPEFKARPITAVVVAPDPEKAAITADRRAVALAS, from the coding sequence ATGAACCTGATAACGGGTGGAGAAGTGCTGGTTGACTGTCTGCGGGCCCAGGGGGTGCGTCAGGTGTTTTCCATCATCGGCGGGCAGATGGGCACGATTTACGATACCATCGGCCGCAGGGAGGATATGGACCTGTTTGTTCCCCGCTGCGAAACAACCGTACCGCTCATGGCCGCCGGTTATGTCGCCTCCACCGGACGACCGGCGGTTTCCCTGACCACGGTGGGCGCGGGGGTGGTTTACGAAGTGGCGGGCCTGGCCTGTGCCTGGTTTGATTATCTGCCGGTCATTTCATTGGCGCCGCAGGTGCAGAGCTGGAAAACAAAACCCCATCAGGAAAGCCTGCAGGCCTGCAACCAGGATGAGATTTATTTTCCGCTGACCAAATGGAACACCATCGTCTATCACTGGAAACGGATTCCGCAACTGCTGACGCGCGCTTTCCGGGAAGCCTACACCGGTCTTCCCGGGCCGGTCCATCTGGATTTTCCGGTGGATATACTGTTCCGGCGGGGTATTTGGGGTCCAAAAGATCTGCAAAAAGTGCCCCTCGTAAAAAGGGAGGCCGTCATTCCCGGCGCGGCCGCGCAGATCGATAACGCCGCCGCGGCCTTGAAAAACGCCGGGCGCGGCCTGGTCATCGTGGGGCAGGGAATCGGCCGGAAGGGGCGCTATCGCGGTATCCGCCGGCTTTTAAACCAGTGGGGATGGCCGGTTATCACCACGCGCCTGAGCGCGGGAATTCTGCGCGGAACGGATGCGGCCTATGCCGGGCCGGCCGCTCTTCTGGCTGAAACCGGAAAAGGCCGGGAACTGCTGAAAAATGCCGACGCGATTGTTGTTATCGGCCTTGATCCGGAAACGGTCGCCCTGGCAGAAGCGTTCGGCTGGGGCGAAAAACCGCTGGTCCAGATCGAGACCGATCCGTCCGCCCTGCTGACCGCCGCGCGGTTTCCGGTTTATGCCGATCCGATCAGCGCCGTCACCGGCCTGATGACTTCGGGCCTGGCCGCTGAACCGGCCGGGAACCGGTTGGCGTCTTTCCGGAGCATTTTTGCCGAACGTGTCGAACAACTGGCCGGTGATGAGAAGGGCATCAACCGGGCCATCACCGCCCTGGGCAAGACAACCGGCGAAAAAGATATTATCGTCGCCGACGGCCCCGGCATCGGACGGGCCGCTGCCGGTCTGCTCGGAGAGGCTGAATATCGCGATTTGTTCTGCCTGGACGAAAACGAAATGCCGGGCGCGGGCCTGCCGTTTGCCATCGGCGCCGCCATCGGCAATCCCGACGCCAGGGTAACGCTGATTTGCGATAAGGAATCGCTTTTCGCCCATGTGCGCGAAATATCACCCGCGGCCCTGGCCGGCGTGGCGCTGCGCCTTATTGTGGCCGATAACCGCAACGCGGCCGTTAACTGCGCCGATACCGCGGCGGTGCTGGAAGGATTGACCTGTTCCGTGGTAAACCGCTCTTCCACCGACGCGATGGAAATACCGGAATTCAAAGCCCGGCCCATCACTGCCGTGGTGGTGGCGCCGGACCCGGAAAAAGCGGCAATCACGGCGGACCGGCGGGCCGTGGCTCTGGCATCATGA
- a CDS encoding AraC family transcriptional regulator — protein sequence MGICIKTEPIIPQHRSMHATRILIDLAEKRGIAVNEILEEAGLDYADLDNPDKWISFEQELTVYLRIADRATDPGFGLLLGQNYNIGHLGKWVMAVNCCTTAIEAIKTAFGLIELAPVYFQYILETKGDTAFFRFREIFDPGKYRRFIHEAHTVGFYYICREIMKEPLPLTEARFAYPKPDYVEKYQKIFNCPIIFNAEETQALFAGRYLEKPLPCSNVLTRNLYEKECRHLLQDLDRFSTTAGRVRQLLLSCDNGFAGMTEIARQLNISPQTLGRRLAAEGTDYKTVSRLVRENKARAFLKTTDLSIEAIAGKLGYSDTANFYRAFKSWTGQTPLDFRRKNS from the coding sequence ATGGGAATCTGTATAAAAACCGAGCCGATTATCCCGCAGCACCGGTCCATGCACGCCACGCGCATTCTGATCGATCTCGCGGAAAAACGCGGGATAGCGGTGAACGAGATCCTGGAAGAAGCCGGGCTTGATTATGCCGACCTGGACAATCCCGACAAATGGATATCCTTTGAGCAGGAACTGACTGTTTACCTGCGGATCGCGGACCGCGCCACCGATCCGGGTTTCGGTTTGCTGCTGGGCCAAAACTACAATATCGGTCATCTGGGAAAATGGGTGATGGCCGTGAACTGCTGCACCACGGCCATCGAGGCGATTAAAACAGCCTTTGGGCTCATCGAGTTAGCGCCGGTTTATTTTCAATATATTCTGGAGACAAAGGGTGATACCGCTTTTTTCCGGTTCCGCGAGATATTTGATCCCGGTAAATACCGGCGGTTTATCCATGAAGCCCATACGGTCGGCTTTTATTATATCTGCCGCGAAATAATGAAAGAGCCGCTCCCGCTGACGGAAGCCCGGTTCGCCTATCCCAAACCCGATTATGTCGAAAAATATCAAAAAATTTTCAATTGCCCGATCATTTTCAATGCCGAAGAGACCCAGGCGCTTTTTGCCGGCCGCTATCTGGAAAAACCACTGCCCTGCTCCAATGTGCTGACCAGAAATCTTTATGAAAAAGAGTGTCGGCACCTGTTGCAGGATTTGGACCGGTTTTCCACAACTGCCGGGCGCGTCAGGCAGTTGCTGCTCTCCTGTGATAACGGGTTTGCCGGAATGACCGAGATTGCCCGGCAATTGAATATTAGCCCTCAGACGCTGGGCCGTCGTCTGGCCGCCGAGGGGACTGATTATAAAACCGTGTCCCGCCTGGTGCGCGAAAACAAAGCCCGCGCTTTCTTAAAAACAACCGATTTATCCATCGAAGCAATCGCCGGCAAACTCGGCTACAGCGATACGGCCAATTTCTACCGGGCCTTTAAATCATGGACCGGTCAAACACCGCTTGATTTCCGCCGCAAAAACAGTTGA
- a CDS encoding TetR/AcrR family transcriptional regulator codes for MGRKSIAPQRQEEILDAFERTIEQHGFSGSSTRNIAEAAKMKQAMIAHYFGSKKELVDALVRRITDDYVLRMQQALGNTSGDVRVKRLLGFLFGPGLLGNKTKRNLIGQLLAAAINDETLRAQMHFMYQSFIEIGIRELSQTLPEIPVHKHKECVYGILCLAVGNDAVLSVDLPYSNRILARQCAEVLINRLRMSLGPH; via the coding sequence ATGGGGAGAAAAAGCATTGCTCCGCAACGGCAAGAGGAAATTTTAGATGCCTTTGAACGGACGATTGAGCAGCATGGTTTTAGCGGCAGCTCTACCCGGAACATTGCCGAAGCAGCCAAAATGAAACAGGCGATGATCGCTCATTATTTCGGCAGCAAAAAAGAACTGGTCGATGCGCTGGTCCGTCGGATTACGGATGACTATGTCTTGCGAATGCAGCAAGCCCTGGGAAACACATCCGGTGATGTTCGCGTGAAAAGGCTTCTGGGATTTTTGTTCGGTCCCGGTCTGCTGGGGAATAAGACGAAAAGAAACCTGATCGGGCAGCTGCTGGCAGCCGCCATTAATGATGAAACACTGCGGGCACAGATGCATTTCATGTACCAGTCTTTTATTGAAATCGGCATCCGTGAGCTGAGCCAGACCTTACCGGAAATACCGGTCCATAAACATAAAGAGTGCGTTTACGGCATCTTGTGCCTGGCTGTCGGAAACGACGCGGTTCTATCCGTTGACTTGCCATATTCCAACCGGATACTTGCCAGGCAGTGTGCTGAAGTGTTGATCAACAGGTTGAGGATGTCATTAGGTCCTCATTAA
- a CDS encoding serine hydrolase: MKELLKDTWTTGLIVIKNDQILFEEYYLGNTPDTLSISWSVGKSFVSALIGIAIDEGFIENVQVPVSDIVPELKNTGYDGVKLKDVLQMSSGVKFNEDYDAFFSDINRMGRTVAFGKSINEFAASLERERAPGTVNHYVSMDTQVLGMVLKAATGKTPSEYLEEKIWKQIGMQSDAKWLVDDEDMELVFGTLNVTLRDYARFGRLYANNGNWEGNQVVPAQWVKASTTPDAPHLMPGAKPLSKYKMGYGYQWWIPENPKGDFMALGVYGQYIYVNPAKKVVIAQTSAFPFWKDELETNDVTMAWFQYLADYL; the protein is encoded by the coding sequence ATGAAGGAGCTGCTGAAAGACACCTGGACCACCGGTTTGATTGTGATAAAAAATGATCAGATCCTGTTTGAAGAATACTATCTGGGCAATACGCCGGATACGCTCAGCATCTCATGGTCTGTGGGAAAATCCTTTGTGTCAGCTTTGATCGGCATTGCCATTGACGAAGGCTTTATTGAAAATGTTCAGGTCCCGGTATCCGATATCGTCCCGGAGCTGAAAAATACAGGCTATGACGGCGTTAAGCTAAAAGATGTTCTGCAGATGTCCTCGGGTGTGAAATTCAACGAAGATTACGATGCCTTTTTTTCCGATATCAATCGCATGGGCCGGACGGTTGCCTTCGGGAAATCCATTAATGAATTTGCCGCCAGCCTTGAAAGGGAAAGAGCGCCCGGAACCGTCAACCATTATGTGAGCATGGATACCCAGGTTCTGGGCATGGTATTAAAAGCAGCCACCGGGAAAACGCCATCTGAATATCTTGAAGAAAAGATCTGGAAGCAAATCGGCATGCAGTCGGATGCCAAATGGCTGGTGGACGATGAAGATATGGAGCTGGTTTTCGGGACACTGAACGTCACCCTCAGGGATTATGCACGGTTTGGCCGCTTGTACGCCAATAACGGCAACTGGGAAGGGAACCAGGTGGTTCCCGCCCAATGGGTTAAAGCGTCCACAACGCCGGACGCCCCTCATCTGATGCCGGGAGCAAAGCCCCTGTCGAAATATAAAATGGGATATGGGTATCAATGGTGGATACCGGAAAATCCAAAAGGAGACTTCATGGCTCTGGGGGTTTACGGACAGTATATCTATGTGAACCCTGCCAAAAAGGTGGTCATCGCGCAAACTTCGGCCTTCCCTTTCTGGAAAGATGAACTTGAAACCAATGACGTGACCATGGCCTGGTTTCAATACCTGGCCGATTATTTGTAA
- a CDS encoding PQ-loop repeat-containing protein has product MEIENIFELMGTTGSLILCVSAVPQILKTYRLKCADGLSGLYLLVLVIGMALIQLYAIHIKDAVFIWGNGISLLLTSILLGLRCQYGKKAG; this is encoded by the coding sequence ATGGAAATCGAAAATATCTTTGAACTGATGGGAACAACCGGCTCTTTAATCCTGTGCGTCAGTGCCGTTCCCCAGATTTTAAAAACCTACCGGCTTAAATGCGCTGACGGTTTGAGCGGGCTGTATCTTCTGGTGCTGGTTATCGGAATGGCCCTGATCCAGCTTTATGCCATTCACATAAAAGACGCCGTATTCATCTGGGGCAATGGCATCTCGCTTCTATTAACCTCAATATTGCTGGGGCTCAGGTGTCAGTACGGAAAAAAAGCAGGATAA
- a CDS encoding AHH domain-containing protein: MNKHKKKIALSILILFLINQFSVVSAGCWIPLKNSPCKVWFDEYTTRDGKDCGEPSYEFEWEGGCFDNYAHGPGVLKTYRSGTHINTEATELYYGSINKQSIQKVGEDEYIGETNRGSLDGNGILIKHDGRKYIGGFNESLPHGKLSEYIGEQILYDGQWINGKKEGSGTIYYSNGIRYEGPVLDGKPHGEGLRYEDGNVVTSGTWDYGVLNGPVTINYPDGKKVETTFTNDIRGAEVVIYYPNYDKYEGVINEEGQKSGPGKYYYANGDLYVGAWASDTPDGLGKLIFKDGTTLEGVWKNGQLTENDKNLIIYENNEKYLGSLKNGIRCGRGTLYYSNGNKYEGEWSDNEKNGEGTFHFSDGGTYTGSWLKGKKNGSGRYDLPTGAFYEGNWVDDERSGLGVFVFRGGSKFEGQWANDKRNGHGKLQTVSGAEYEGDWKDDKINGKGKMSLPDGEYYDGEWIDNKKNGKGVYYWKDGSAYIGDWQDDLPHGGGNFFWINGDVYDGEWESGLPNGEGTLFYENGDHYEGSWVDGSKEGEGTYVFENGNIYKGFFLNGQPNGFGTFIFTNDSFYEGSFKEGRFNGEGSLHIWQDDSYVIYTSLWDGSEKLPKHGSILFENGDLFEGEIEEDGAPTANGVWSTDEERQDSVEPDNAKPVQSQLQEDKPQQEASRIRRANEFYKKHESTISTAVNVVSLVLTVASFFPATAPVAVPALMALNIADAAITTTSKSIDAYDAYKEGDREKIKEAGSDLIVEVGVNVLFIYAPKFVKKGVKKFSEKHLKEATSELLGKALSKVLRGAKAPLRRKIKKEIKEGFEGVRDLARMQFCPPGKSCGKIFNEQYQCHHIVAQGEPEAEPARIILETYGIDVKNDACNKVCLPHSGPHSSQYYAFVNMCINEAAKKAAGKKDGRNEIFKALLKLRIGLIAKEILLYNK, encoded by the coding sequence ATGAATAAACATAAAAAAAAAATAGCATTAAGCATATTGATATTATTTTTAATCAATCAATTTTCTGTTGTTTCGGCTGGCTGCTGGATTCCCCTAAAAAATAGCCCATGTAAGGTATGGTTTGATGAATATACAACAAGGGACGGGAAAGACTGCGGCGAGCCTTCATATGAGTTTGAGTGGGAGGGAGGTTGTTTTGATAACTACGCCCATGGCCCCGGAGTTTTAAAAACATATCGTTCAGGAACGCATATTAATACGGAAGCAACGGAGTTGTATTATGGATCAATCAACAAACAGTCCATACAAAAGGTTGGAGAAGATGAATACATTGGCGAGACTAATAGGGGCTCCTTGGATGGAAACGGCATTTTAATCAAACATGATGGGCGAAAATATATTGGTGGATTTAACGAAAGTTTGCCACATGGCAAATTGTCAGAATATATCGGCGAACAGATACTTTATGACGGTCAATGGATAAACGGGAAGAAAGAGGGCTCTGGGACCATTTATTATAGCAATGGCATAAGGTACGAAGGGCCGGTTCTTGACGGCAAGCCTCACGGAGAAGGCCTCAGGTATGAAGATGGTAATGTGGTTACTTCCGGGACATGGGATTATGGCGTTTTAAACGGACCGGTAACAATCAATTACCCGGACGGTAAAAAGGTAGAAACAACCTTTACAAATGATATCAGAGGGGCTGAAGTTGTTATTTATTATCCGAATTATGACAAATATGAAGGCGTCATAAATGAAGAGGGCCAGAAGAGCGGCCCTGGAAAATACTACTACGCTAATGGCGATTTATATGTAGGTGCTTGGGCAAGTGACACGCCAGACGGACTCGGCAAATTGATTTTTAAGGATGGCACAACCCTTGAAGGCGTTTGGAAGAACGGGCAATTAACAGAAAACGACAAAAATTTAATAATATATGAAAATAATGAGAAATATTTAGGCTCATTAAAAAACGGAATAAGATGCGGCCGTGGAACACTCTATTATAGTAATGGAAACAAATACGAAGGCGAATGGTCTGATAATGAAAAAAATGGAGAGGGGACATTCCATTTTTCCGATGGAGGCACATATACCGGGAGTTGGTTAAAGGGTAAAAAAAACGGGTCAGGAAGATATGACCTTCCGACCGGGGCTTTTTACGAAGGCAATTGGGTTGATGACGAAAGGTCAGGGCTTGGCGTTTTCGTATTCCGCGGCGGATCCAAGTTTGAAGGTCAATGGGCTAATGACAAAAGAAACGGGCATGGAAAATTACAAACCGTTAGCGGGGCAGAGTATGAAGGTGACTGGAAAGACGATAAAATTAACGGTAAAGGGAAAATGTCTTTACCGGACGGAGAATATTATGACGGCGAATGGATAGACAATAAAAAGAACGGAAAGGGCGTTTATTACTGGAAAGATGGCTCCGCATATATTGGAGACTGGCAGGACGATCTTCCTCATGGTGGGGGGAACTTTTTCTGGATTAATGGGGATGTTTATGATGGCGAATGGGAATCCGGTTTACCGAATGGTGAGGGAACGCTGTTTTACGAAAACGGAGACCACTACGAAGGAAGCTGGGTTGACGGGAGCAAGGAAGGTGAGGGCACGTATGTTTTTGAAAACGGTAATATTTACAAGGGATTTTTCTTAAACGGTCAGCCCAATGGTTTCGGTACATTCATATTCACCAATGATAGCTTTTACGAGGGCAGTTTTAAAGAAGGACGATTTAATGGAGAGGGCTCGCTTCATATATGGCAGGATGACTCATACGTTATTTACACTAGTCTCTGGGATGGCTCCGAAAAATTACCAAAACATGGAAGCATTTTGTTTGAAAATGGGGATTTGTTTGAGGGTGAGATCGAAGAGGACGGAGCGCCAACAGCAAATGGTGTATGGTCGACGGATGAAGAAAGACAAGATAGTGTCGAACCTGACAATGCAAAGCCTGTCCAGTCCCAACTCCAGGAAGATAAACCACAGCAGGAAGCGTCACGAATACGGCGAGCAAATGAGTTCTATAAAAAGCATGAATCAACTATATCTACTGCTGTTAACGTAGTAAGTCTGGTTCTAACAGTCGCCAGTTTTTTTCCCGCCACCGCTCCGGTTGCGGTTCCGGCACTGATGGCACTGAATATTGCGGATGCAGCTATTACAACCACTTCTAAATCGATAGATGCTTATGACGCTTATAAAGAGGGCGACCGGGAAAAGATCAAGGAAGCGGGGTCCGATTTAATAGTAGAAGTTGGTGTAAATGTTCTTTTTATATACGCACCAAAATTTGTTAAAAAGGGGGTTAAAAAATTTAGTGAAAAACATTTGAAAGAGGCGACTTCTGAATTATTAGGAAAAGCACTTTCAAAAGTATTGCGTGGGGCGAAAGCTCCTCTTAGAAGAAAAATAAAGAAAGAAATCAAAGAAGGTTTCGAAGGGGTAAGAGATTTAGCAAGGATGCAATTCTGTCCTCCTGGAAAATCTTGTGGGAAAATATTTAACGAGCAATACCAGTGCCATCATATAGTTGCTCAAGGGGAGCCAGAAGCAGAACCGGCACGAATAATATTGGAAACGTATGGTATTGATGTTAAAAATGATGCTTGCAATAAAGTGTGTTTACCTCATAGTGGCCCTCACTCTAGCCAATATTATGCTTTTGTAAATATGTGCATCAATGAAGCCGCCAAAAAGGCAGCAGGTAAAAAGGACGGAAGAAATGAAATTTTTAAAGCGCTTCTAAAATTACGTATAGGCTTAATAGCTAAAGAAATTCTTTTGTACAACAAATAA
- a CDS encoding OmpA family protein codes for MENNDQKKSGNGKWIVVAVCIAFVIAIVFYLNKTTDNKSEISPSAQQNASLNGYEGTGDGPGASKKIGDIGGDPANPDGIGGKDSDSGKMTETDDTMLGGANQTGQDSTLDNKNVDLPAGQKPSLKGYEGTGDGPGASKKIGDIGGDPANPDGIGGKDSDSGTMTETDDIMLGGARQLNPDETADNIKDVSQRKSGFKHIAHFDFNSDVLNQAEVNNIKEEIKKHCTKGCKITIEGHTCWVGTDDYNNDLSLRRANFISRVIKEILPQDANPEIQVDGFGESKLIDKNNKEANRRVEITIF; via the coding sequence ATGGAAAACAATGATCAAAAAAAATCAGGCAATGGAAAATGGATTGTTGTGGCTGTATGTATTGCGTTTGTTATTGCAATTGTTTTTTACCTTAACAAAACGACCGACAACAAATCGGAAATTTCTCCATCAGCACAACAGAATGCCTCGTTAAATGGTTATGAAGGAACAGGAGACGGCCCAGGTGCTTCTAAAAAGATCGGTGATATCGGGGGCGATCCCGCCAACCCAGATGGGATAGGAGGAAAAGATTCTGACAGCGGTAAAATGACTGAAACTGACGACACTATGCTTGGAGGTGCCAACCAAACTGGCCAGGATTCAACTCTTGATAACAAGAACGTCGATTTGCCAGCGGGGCAAAAACCATCTTTAAAAGGTTATGAAGGAACAGGAGACGGCCCAGGTGCTTCTAAAAAGATCGGTGATATCGGGGGTGATCCCGCCAACCCAGATGGGATAGGAGGAAAAGATTCTGACAGCGGTACAATGACTGAAACTGACGACATTATGCTTGGAGGCGCCCGCCAGTTGAATCCAGATGAAACCGCCGATAATATTAAAGATGTTAGTCAAAGAAAATCTGGTTTTAAGCATATCGCGCATTTTGATTTTAATTCTGATGTATTAAATCAAGCTGAGGTTAACAATATAAAAGAAGAAATAAAAAAACATTGCACAAAAGGGTGTAAAATAACGATTGAGGGGCACACCTGCTGGGTCGGAACAGATGACTATAATAATGATTTATCGCTTAGAAGGGCAAATTTTATTTCAAGAGTAATTAAAGAAATATTACCCCAGGATGCCAATCCTGAAATACAAGTAGATGGCTTTGGAGAAAGCAAATTAATCGATAAAAACAATAAAGAGGCAAACCGGCGCGTAGAAATAACAATTTTTTAG
- a CDS encoding IS4 family transposase, giving the protein MYQGKFIFSQIMDFLPRNAFNQCVSRYSGNHRIRSFSCLDQFFCMAFAQLTQRESLRDIECCLRVMQKKLYHMGIRGRVSKSTLADANEIRDWRIYCDFAQILIQEARRLYTHDDFELELRETVYALDSSTIDLCHSLFPWARFRSSKAAIKLHTLLDLHGNIPTFIWITDGKVHDVNFLDQLIPEPGAIYLMDRAYLDFDRLYTFHQSLSFFVTRKKTNTSILRLYSTPVDTATGLKCDQVVALTGFYARKSYPERLRRVKFYDAESGNNLDFLTNNFLLPATTIADLYKCRWQVELFFKWIKQHLHIKAFYGSSPNAVKAQIWIAVAVYVLVAIIKIRLKIEQSLYTILQILSISLFEKMPIYQAFAGTAYTKQITTDDKQLYLFDF; this is encoded by the coding sequence ATGTACCAGGGCAAATTTATCTTTTCTCAAATTATGGACTTTCTACCCAGGAACGCGTTCAATCAATGCGTGAGCCGTTATAGCGGCAATCACAGAATACGATCATTCTCTTGCCTGGATCAATTTTTTTGCATGGCCTTTGCCCAACTCACGCAACGGGAAAGCCTGCGTGATATCGAATGTTGCTTACGCGTCATGCAAAAAAAATTATATCATATGGGCATCCGCGGCCGTGTCTCCAAAAGCACATTAGCGGATGCCAATGAAATCCGAGACTGGCGCATCTATTGCGATTTTGCCCAAATCCTCATTCAAGAAGCAAGACGGCTTTATACCCACGACGACTTCGAACTGGAACTGCGAGAAACCGTCTACGCCCTTGATTCATCTACCATTGATTTGTGCCACTCTTTATTCCCTTGGGCACGATTCCGGAGTTCAAAAGCCGCCATTAAATTGCATACCTTGCTGGACCTGCACGGCAACATCCCAACGTTTATCTGGATTACCGACGGCAAGGTTCATGATGTTAATTTCCTTGATCAACTCATCCCTGAACCGGGCGCAATCTATCTCATGGATCGGGCATATCTGGACTTTGATCGTCTTTATACCTTTCACCAGAGCCTATCTTTCTTTGTCACACGCAAGAAGACAAACACATCTATCCTCCGTTTGTATTCAACTCCAGTCGATACTGCCACCGGTCTTAAATGCGATCAGGTGGTGGCGTTGACCGGATTTTATGCCCGAAAGTCATACCCGGAAAGGCTGCGCCGCGTCAAATTTTATGACGCGGAAAGCGGCAACAATCTTGACTTTCTGACCAACAACTTTTTACTACCGGCCACCACCATCGCTGATCTATATAAATGCCGATGGCAAGTAGAACTATTCTTCAAGTGGATCAAACAACATTTGCACATCAAGGCCTTTTACGGCAGCTCACCGAACGCGGTGAAAGCCCAGATTTGGATCGCCGTAGCGGTTTACGTTCTGGTTGCCATAATCAAAATAAGGCTGAAAATCGAACAGAGCCTCTACACAATTTTACAGATTTTAAGTATTTCTCTTTTTGAGAAAATGCCCATTTATCAAGCGTTCGCGGGCACAGCCTACACGAAACAAATTACTACCGATGACAAACAACTATATTTATTCGACTTTTAA